Below is a window of Vicinamibacteria bacterium DNA.
GGAGCGGTTGGACCTCCCCCAAGTCCGTCCCGTAACATCGAAGAGAGGTCCCTCATGATGATCGGAAGAGTTGGCTTTCTTGGCGTCGCACTACTCTCGGCCATGCAGGCCTTCGCCCAGGCGAATGCCGAGCGCGACGCCGTCGAAGCAGCAGACGCCTGGCTCGCGCTCGTCGATCAGAGCGATTACGAGAAGAGCTGGAGCCAGGCCGCAGCGCTGTTCCGAAACGCCCTCACCGCCGACCAGTGGTCACAACAATTGCGAGCGGCCCGCGCTCCGCTCGGCGGCCTCGTCTCGCGA
It encodes the following:
- a CDS encoding DUF4019 domain-containing protein; the protein is MMIGRVGFLGVALLSAMQAFAQANAERDAVEAADAWLALVDQSDYEKSWSQAAALFRNALTADQWSQQLRAARAPLGGLVSRKVKSKQYAESLPGAPDGKYVVIQYETSFQNKKSAVETVTPMMDPDGTWRVSGYFIK